The following proteins come from a genomic window of Cetobacterium somerae ATCC BAA-474:
- the hemW gene encoding radical SAM family heme chaperone HemW codes for MLMLSGMYIHIPFCLNKCNYCDFLSFKSTDEEREKYVAALINEINMYPKFPLETVYFGGGTPSLLTPEQVSRILNNLNIKNNAEITLEVNPKTVTLEKFKLFKKAGINRVSIGIQSFNDELLKTLGRLHSSSEGEEAFYFARKAGFDNISLDLMFSLPNQTLKDLKSDLNRLFSLRPEHFSIYSLIWEEGTDFFSKLEAGIYKETDNDLEASMYELIIDEAQKNGYIHYEISNFCLPEKRAIHNTKYWKNEEYLGIGIGASGYYQDVRYKNVLKIPEYYAKISDNVKPILEEEFVDSDEKEIYEYILGLRIIPDGIIPKGKYIDLCNNLVDEGFLIKNNFRYILSKKGILMANDVFSKFI; via the coding sequence GTGCTTATGTTAAGCGGAATGTATATACATATTCCTTTTTGTCTTAATAAATGCAATTATTGTGATTTTTTATCTTTTAAATCTACTGATGAAGAGAGAGAAAAATATGTAGCTGCACTTATTAATGAAATTAATATGTATCCTAAATTTCCACTTGAAACTGTTTATTTTGGGGGAGGTACTCCCTCTTTATTAACTCCTGAGCAAGTTAGCAGAATTTTAAATAATTTAAATATTAAAAATAATGCTGAAATTACTCTTGAAGTTAATCCAAAAACAGTTACACTTGAGAAATTTAAACTTTTTAAAAAAGCTGGTATAAACAGAGTTAGCATTGGAATACAAAGCTTTAATGATGAACTACTTAAAACTTTAGGTAGACTCCATTCTTCTTCAGAAGGAGAGGAGGCTTTTTATTTTGCTAGAAAAGCTGGATTTGATAATATCAGTTTAGACTTAATGTTTTCCCTACCAAACCAGACTCTAAAGGATCTGAAATCTGACTTAAATCGTCTATTTTCATTAAGACCTGAGCACTTCTCTATATATTCTTTAATTTGGGAAGAGGGTACTGATTTCTTTAGTAAACTTGAAGCTGGAATTTATAAAGAAACTGATAATGACTTAGAAGCATCTATGTATGAACTAATTATCGATGAAGCTCAAAAAAATGGATATATTCATTATGAAATTTCAAATTTCTGCCTTCCAGAAAAAAGAGCTATACACAATACAAAATACTGGAAAAATGAAGAGTATCTTGGAATCGGAATTGGGGCATCTGGGTATTATCAAGATGTTAGATATAAAAATGTCTTAAAAATTCCTGAATATTATGCTAAAATATCTGATAACGTTAAGCCTATTTTAGAAGAAGAGTTTGTAGATTCTGATGAAAAAGAGATTTATGAATATATTCTTGGTTTACGAATTATTCCTGATGGAATTATTCCTAAAGGAAAATATATAGATCTTTGTAATAATTTAGTTGACGAGGGATTTCTAATAAAAAATAATTTTAGATATATTTTATCTAAAAAAGGTATTCTCATGGCTAATGATGTTTTTAGTAAATTTATTTAA
- a CDS encoding YggS family pyridoxal phosphate-dependent enzyme: MGISENINDILLDIKKLSPDPEKVNLVAVTKYVDIETIKEVLKGGAHILGENKVQVLTKKYEELSSYSINHKWHFIGNLQKNKVKYIARFIDMIHSINKLSLAEEINKRAKEHNRVIEVLIEINLFQEDSKEGYDYQDFLNDIPALLSLENIKIKGLMTMAPYTDNEDFIRNGFKKLRELKDELNILYFNDSLTELSMGMSNDYKLALEEGATLIRVGSKIFE; this comes from the coding sequence GTGGGAATTTCAGAAAATATTAATGATATCTTATTAGATATAAAAAAACTCTCTCCAGATCCTGAAAAAGTAAATCTTGTTGCTGTCACTAAATATGTTGATATTGAGACTATAAAAGAGGTACTTAAAGGTGGTGCTCATATTTTAGGAGAGAATAAAGTTCAAGTTTTGACTAAAAAATATGAGGAGCTTTCAAGTTATTCTATTAATCACAAATGGCACTTTATTGGAAATCTTCAGAAAAATAAAGTTAAATATATTGCTCGTTTCATTGATATGATTCACTCTATTAACAAACTTTCTTTAGCTGAAGAGATTAATAAAAGAGCTAAAGAACATAATAGGGTTATTGAGGTTTTAATAGAGATAAATCTTTTTCAAGAAGATAGTAAAGAGGGTTATGATTATCAAGATTTTTTAAATGATATTCCTGCTCTTTTATCTCTTGAAAATATCAAAATTAAAGGTCTTATGACAATGGCACCGTATACCGATAATGAAGATTTTATTAGAAATGGATTTAAAAAATTAAGAGAGTTAAAAGATGAGTTAAATATTCTTTATTTCAATGATTCTTTAACTGAACTTTCTATGGGAATGAGTAATGATTATAAATTAGCTCTTGAAGAGGGAGCAACTCTTATAAGAGTAGGTAGTAAAATATTCGAATAA
- a CDS encoding cell division protein SepF, producing MKITKFKNAFKDFTDSVGLTFDPDEENYEEYQEESELAAPAPKFGLNNSTKEDVVPSFNNTIPKAEIKTPINNTVQEDCQTIFVNPKSFAECRKIADYIKNDKVVTLNLENVNGKDAQRILDFLSGAINIKEAKWIPISRNVFTSVPKNINFLYDGKNDLKQNTFLDIDHE from the coding sequence ATGAAAATTACTAAATTCAAAAATGCTTTTAAAGATTTTACTGATAGTGTTGGACTTACTTTTGATCCTGATGAAGAAAATTATGAGGAGTATCAAGAGGAAAGTGAATTAGCTGCTCCTGCTCCTAAATTTGGATTAAATAATAGCACTAAGGAAGATGTTGTTCCTTCTTTTAACAACACTATTCCTAAAGCAGAAATTAAAACACCAATCAACAATACTGTTCAAGAAGATTGTCAAACAATTTTTGTCAATCCAAAAAGTTTTGCAGAATGTAGAAAAATTGCAGATTATATAAAAAATGATAAAGTGGTTACACTAAATCTAGAAAATGTAAATGGAAAAGATGCACAAAGAATTCTTGATTTTTTAAGTGGTGCAATCAACATAAAAGAAGCTAAATGGATTCCTATTAGTAGAAATGTATTTACTTCTGTTCCTAAAAATATCAACTTCCTATATGATGGAAAAAATGATTTAAAACAAAATACTTTTTTAGATATTGACCACGAATAA